TTTGCGTGTATGCTTGATATTCGATGCTGGAGATTGACCGTAATTCCAATCCCAGTTGCGATAGCGCTCGGCGGAGATTTCGTGGATTTTGCTCCAGTCTTCTTCAGTGAGTACATATTGCGGGACCTCGGAAGGCTCTACGCCGAAAATATGACGCAGAATCTCTGCACGGAATTCCTGCATGCTGAGCGGTTCTTTGAGGAATTCAGAAATGTTGGCAACGCGGCTGCGTACCGACTTGGTGCTCTTGGATTTGAATTTCTCTGGGTTCACCTTGAGTGCAGATTGTACATTGTCCAGCTCGGAGTCGACCATCAGCGTGCCATGACTGAACATGCGACCACGAGTGGAGAACTGAGCGTTGCCGGAAATTTTACGTTCACCAATCTGTAGATCATTGCGACCGGACAATTCGGCATCGACGCCAAGCTGCTGAAGTGCTTCAACAACAGGCTGGGTGAATTTGCGGAAATTGTGGAACGATTGACCGTCGTCCTTAGTCAGGAAGCTAAAATTCAGATTGCCGTGATCGTGATATACCGCACCGCCGCCAGACAGACGACGTACGACATGAATATGGTTGGCTTTTACATATTCACTATTAATCTCTTCAATCGTATTCTGATGCTTGCCGATAATGATGGACGGCTCATTAATATAAAACAGCAGATAGCTGTCATCCATCGGCAAATGCTTGAGCACAAATTCTTCAATCGCTAGATTGATGGTTGGGTCGTTAATACCCTGATTATCGATAAAGAGCATGGGACGTTCCTCCAGTGTAATTTACCTTACCGGTCAGTTCCGCCTGACTGCTGCCTGTTGTCATCTATCGGTATAGGAGAAAATGGAAATGCAATTCTTCTCCATGGTGTGTCAAACGGAAGCATACAGGGCATACTGCCTGCCTACTTATTGTAAACGAAAC
The DNA window shown above is from Paenibacillus sp. JQZ6Y-1 and carries:
- a CDS encoding lipoate--protein ligase, whose translation is MLFIDNQGINDPTINLAIEEFVLKHLPMDDSYLLFYINEPSIIIGKHQNTIEEINSEYVKANHIHVVRRLSGGGAVYHDHGNLNFSFLTKDDGQSFHNFRKFTQPVVEALQQLGVDAELSGRNDLQIGERKISGNAQFSTRGRMFSHGTLMVDSELDNVQSALKVNPEKFKSKSTKSVRSRVANISEFLKEPLSMQEFRAEILRHIFGVEPSEVPQYVLTEEDWSKIHEISAERYRNWDWNYGQSPASNIKHTRKFPVGIIDIRMDLKDGLIEEIKIYGDFFGIGDVADIENRLRGKRYEEISVREAMSGVDIKHYFGNIELDDFVGLVLLED